From the Actinomadura luzonensis genome, the window CGGCCCGGCTGCGCCGCTCGTACTCCTCCAGATGAACCCGCAGGTCGGCGACGCGCGTGCTGGGCGAGTAGTCGCGGTCGAGGCTCACCGCGCACCCCTTTCTCCGAGACGAATGCTGATGATCCGGGAGGCGAAGTGTCCAGAGACTCGGCCGAGGTACGGTTCGTCCGCTGGCCGGCCCAGGCGGAGCTGCGCAACCGCTGCAGGAGCGAGGGGATCCCGTGCCTGCTGGTGGTGGAGGGCGGCGCGCGGCCCCCGGTGTGCAGCGACCCGCGGGAGGACTGGGTCCGCGCGCCGATCTCCCGGCCGGACCTGGAGGCCCGCGTCGCGGCGCTCCGGCAGCGCGTCCACGACCGGCGCAACCCGGTGCTGGACGCGACCGGCACGTTGTTGTTCGACGCGCGGTCGGTCACCGTCTCCAGCACGCACACCGAGCTGATGGCGTTGTTCGTGGAGCGGTTCTGCGAGGTCGTCTACCGCGAGGAGCTGATGGAGCGCCTGGCCGCGTGCGGGCCGCCGCCGACCAGGAACGCGCTGGACCTGCACATCATGCGGCTGCGCCGCCGGGTCGGCACGGTGGGCCTGGCGATCAGGACGGTGTGGGGCCTCGGCTACCTGCTGGAGCCCTCACACGCGGCGTGAGGCGTCGCACTCGGCCACGAAGTCCAGCAGCCGCGCCACGCCCTCACGCAGCACCTCGGGCGCGACGCAGAAGGCGATCCGCACGAGCCGGTGCGACCACGGCGCCGGCTCGATCGAGCGGACGGCCCCGGCGCCGTCCAGGCCGGGCTGGAGCGCGAACCCGGTGCCGGGCACGACGGCCACGCGCCGCTCGCGCAGCAGCCGGGCCGCGAACGTCTCGGCGTCGAGCCCCGAGCGGGCGATGTCCAGCATCGCGTACCAGCCGCCGGACGGCAGCCCGGGCAGCAGGCCCGCGGCCACCAGGCCGGGCAGGACCGCGTCCCGGTTGCGCCGGACCAGCTCGCCGTGCGCGTCCGCGGCCGGCAGGCACCGCATGGCGGCGATCCCGGCGTGCTGGACGGGGGTGGACGGGCCGATGATGCTGGCCTCCTGGACCACGCGCAGCGTGCTCGCGGTCCGCTCGTCGGCCGTCACCACGTAGCCGAGCCGGTAGCCGGTCATGGCCATGCTCTTGGAGAAGCTGAACGTGCTGTGCACGATGCGCTCGGCCTCCGGCAGCCCGCGTTCCAGCGACGCCGGGGAGACGTGCTCGCCGTCGAAGACGAAGTGCTCGTACGCCTCGTCGCTGACCACCCGCCAGCCGCGGGACCTGGCCGCGTGCAGCAGCCGGCCCACGGCGGCGGCGTCCATGACCACCCCGGACGGGTTGGCCGGGGAGTTCAGCAGCAGCACGCGGGTGGCCGGCCCGGCGGCGGCCAGGACGGCCTCGGGGTCGGGCCGGTAGCCGGGGCCGAGGGGGTAGAACACCGGCCGCAGCCCGGCCAGCAGCGCCTGCTGGAGGTGGACCGGCCAGTGCAGCTCGGGCAGCAGGATCTCCGCGCCCGGCTCGGCGATCGCCTTCAGCAGCGACGCCAGGCCCTGGCAGGAGCCCGGGGTGACGAACACGCGCGAGGGGGCGGCGTCGATGCCGTTGGCGGCGCGGAGCTTGGCCACGATCAGCTCGCGCAGCTCCAGAAGGCCGTCCACCGGGGTGTAGCCGGTCTCGCCGCGCCGCACCGCGGCCACGAGCGCGTCGGCGACCTCCGGCGGCGGGTCGAAGTACGGCTCGCCCACGTGGAGCTTGGCCACCTGCCCGCCGGGGCCTCGTTCCTCCTCGGCGGCCGCGTAGAAGATCTCGTGCAGCCACGACAGCGGGATCGTCGAGGCGATCGGCACCTGGCTCGGCACGTGGCTCGGCACCTGGCTCAGCATGGTCATGGTCTCCTCCTGGGCTGTCATGTGGTGCGGCCCCCGTCCACCGGGACGAGCGCACCGGTGATCCATCCGGCGAGGTCCGGGTCGAGCAGCTGGCAGACCCACCGCGCGATCTCCTCGCCCGTCCCGAAGCGGCCCATGGGGGTGGCCGCGAGCAGGCTCTCGCGCAGGTCCCGCCGGCCCTCCGGGGTCAGCCCGGCCTCCTCCCACATCGGGGTGTCCACCGGGCCGGGCAGGACGGCGTTGACGCGTACCTCGGGCGCGAGCTCCCGGGCCAGGGAGCGGGTCAGGCTGTTGAGCGCGGCCTTGCTGGCGCCGTAGAAGGAGCGGCCGGGCATGGACAGCACGCCGCCGACGGAGGAGACGTTGACCACCGCGCCGCGGGCGGCCCGCAGGTGCGGCAGCGCGCTTCTGATCAGCTCGGCGGGGGCGCGCACGTTGACGGCGAGCATCCGGTCGAACTCCTCGGGGCCGGCCTCCTCCAGGCGGGCGAACCGGGCCAGACCGGCGTTGTTCACCACGCCGTGCAGCGCGCCGAACCGCTCCACGGCGGCGCGCACGATCCGGCCGGCCGCGCCCGGCGCGGCCACGTCCTCCGGGACGGCCTGCGCCGCCCCGTCCGTGGCGAGCTCCTCCAGCGCCGCGCGCCGCCGCCCGACGGCGGTGACGAGCGCGCCCTCCTTCAGCGCCCGCTCCGCGATGGCCCGGCCGATGCCGGTGCCCGCCCCGGTGACCACCACCGATCTGCCCTGGAGGCTCATACCGGCGTCACCTGCACCGTGTCGGCGATCAGCCCGGCGAGGTCGTGCCTGAGGTGGAAGTGGCCGCCGGGCCGGACCCGCAGGGCGAAGTCCCCGGTGGTGACCCGCGCCCACTCGGGCTGCGTCGCCTCCTCCACCAGGGGGTCGCCGTCGCCGTGGTAGCAGCGGACCGCGCAGGACAGCGGCGCCGTCCCGGGGCGCGGCCGGTAGGTCTCGCTGGCCCGCACGTCGGAGCGCAGCATGGGCAGCAGGACCGAGCGCAGCTCAGTGTTGCCGGCGATGTCGGGGTCGATGCCGCCGAGCTCGCACAGCGTCGTCCAGAACTCCTCGTCCGGCCCCAGGTGGGTGCGCCCGCCCGCGGCCAGCTCGGGCGGCGGCGAGCTGGAGACGCAGAGGCGCAGCGGCTGCGACCCCGCCTCGCGCAGCGCCAGCGCCGTCTCGTAGGCGACCAGCGCGCCCAGGCTGTGGCCGAACAGCACGCAGGGCGTCTGCCTCGCGGTCTCCAGCAGCTCGGCGGCGACGCCCGCGGCCATCGTCCGGACGTCGCCCGCGGGCGGCTCGCGGAACCTGTCGCCCCGGCCGGGGTACTGGACGGCCAGCAGCCGCACGGCGGGCGGCAGCGCGGGCACCCACTCCGCGAAGAACCCGGCGGAGCCCCCCGAGTGCGGGAAGCACACCACGCTCAGCCCGGGGCGCTCCCCCCGGGTCAGCGGCCGCAGCCAGCGCCGTTCCCACGTTCGCACCATGACCTCCTCCGTCGCGGCCGGCCTTCGCTGACCACTGTTCCGCCCGGGAGGGGCGGCGGCGGCGTCCGCGAAAGATGTGGGCAAGAGATCGGGCCGCCGGCGGCCGCCGCGGCGACGATGGCGGGGCGACGACGGCAGGGAAAGGAGCGCCCACGTGAGCCCGTCACTCGATCTGACCGACCCGGCCGCGTTCGTCAGGACCGACCCCCACGCGTTCTGGCGCGAGGTGCGGAGGGAGCATCCGGTGTACTGGCACGAGCCGTCCGGCGGGCGGCCCGGCTTCTGGGTGGTCTCCCGGTACGCCGACGTGCTGGCCTGCTACGACGACTGGAAGCGGCTCAGCTCGGCCCGCGGTACGGTCCTCGACGTGCTGCTGCGCGGCGGCGACTCGGCGGGCGGCAAGATGCTCGCCGTCACCGACCGCCCGCGCCACCGGCACCTGCGCAACCTGATGCTCCAGGCGTTCTCGCCAAGGCGGCTGGGCGAGGTCGCCGCGAAGGTGGAGGCGCGCACCGCCCGCCTGGTCGCGGCCGTGACCGAGCTGGGCCGCTTCGACTTCGCCGCCGAGGTGGCCGAGCACATCCCGATGAACACGATCTGCGACCTGCTGTCCATCCCGGAGCAGGACCGCAAGGAGCTGCTGCAGTGGAGCAAGTCGGCGCTGTCGTCGGAGCGTCCCGACAGCGCCGAGCTGGACTCCCTGGAGGCCAGGAACGAGATCGTGCTCTACCTCATGGACCTCGCCTTCGAACGCCGCGCCCGCCCCGGCGACGACGTGATCAGCATGATCGCCGGCGCCGAGGTGGAGGGCCGCCCGCTCACGCCCGAGGAGATCGCGCTCAACTGCTACAGCCTGCTGCTCGGCGGCGACGAGTCCTCCCGGATGTCGGGCATCGCCGCGGTGCTGGCCTTCGCCCGCGATCCCGGCGAGTGGCGGCGGCTGCGCGAGGGCGCGGTCGGCCTGGACACCGCCGTGGAGGAGATCCTGCGGTGGGCCACGCCGGGCATGCACTTCGCCCGCACGGCGCTGACCGATCTCACGCTCGGCGGGCAGCGGGTGCGCGCGGGCGACATCGTCACCCTGTGGAACACCTCGGCGAACAACGACGAGACGGTCTTCCCCGGCCCGCGCGTCCTCGACCTGGGACGCCGGCCGAACAAGCACCTCACCTTCGGCCACGGGCCGCATTTCTGCGTGGGCGCGTTCCTCGGCCGGACCGAGCTGCGGGCCTTGCTGGAGTCACTGGTGGCGTGCGTCGGGACGATCGAACTCGACGGCACGCCCGCCCGCATCTACTCGAACTTCCTGTACGGCCACAGCAGCCTGCCGGTCCGGTTCCTGCCGCGCGCGCAGGCGTAGCCCCGGGGCTCCTCAGGCGTAGCGTGAGCGCAGCCCGGGACCGGCCGCGGGCCCGGCGCGGAAGACGTGGTCGGCGGTGTCGACGCGGCGGCCGGTGCGCCGGTCCACCACGACGGGCTCCACCTCCTGCCCGGTGCGGGCGTCCACCAGGATGAGGGCGCGCCGGCCGGGCTCCAGGTCCCGGTTGCCCCAGGCGGCCAGGACGGCGATGAGCGGCCGCAGCGACCGGCCGAGGTCCGTCGGCCGGTAGCCGTCGCGGTGCGGGGCGAGCAGGCCCGCCGCCACGGCCGCGTCCAGCCGTTCGCGCAGCGCTCCGGCGGTGAGGCCGAGGTCGTCCCGCATCCGCCGCACGTCGTGGACGCCGTTGAGCGTCTCGTGCAGCAGCTCCAGCGTCCGCCAGTCGCCGATGCGGTCCACGGCCCGCGCCAGCGGGCAGTCCTCGATGCGTGCGGCCATGCTCTCCTCCGGGGAACGGGCTCCCCGGGGGCGGCCCCGGGGAGCGCCTGGGTCAGTTCGGGTCGGCCGCCATGGCCTCGCGCAGGCTGCGCGGGCGCATGTCCGTCCAGTGCTGCTCGACGTACTCCAGGCAGGCCACCCGGTCCTCCTCGCCGAACACGACCCGCCAGCCGGCCGGCACCTCGGCGAACGACGGCCACAGCGAGTGCTGCTCCTCGTCGTTGACCAGGACGTAGAACCGGCCGTCGGCGTCGTCGAACGGGTTCGTGCTCATCATCGGACTCCTTTGCTCCGGTGTTCCAGGATCGAGGCGACGATCTCGCCGCTCCTGACCGCGATGTTCGACAGCAGCGACGAGCTCAGCCCGTGGCTGTGCTCGGTGCCGCCCTGCAGGTAGATGCCGCAGTCCAGGTCCGGGTCCGTCACCATCCGGTAGTCGCGTTCGACGCGGTAGCGGCCGGCCGCGTCGCGCAGGCAGTGCCGGTCGAGCTCGCCGAGGACGCGGCCCGGGTCCATCGGGTCGTAGCCGGTGGCGAAGACCACCAGGTCGACCTCGAAGTCGTCGTGGTCGTCGGTGAGCAGCGAGTGCACCGAGATCCTGGTGTCGTCGGCGACGCGCTTGACGCCCCGCACCCGGGTCATGGGCAGGAACGACAGCCGCCTGGTGCCGCGCAGCTCCTCGTCGTAGGCCCGGCGGTGCAGGCCCTGGATGACCTCGTCGTCCACGACGGAGTAGTTGGTGTTGCCGTGGTAGCGCCAGATGGCCTGCTTGGACGGCTCGGAGCCGTCGAAGTAGACGTCCACCGCGGCCGGGTCGAAGACCCGGTTGGCGAAGGGCGTGTCGTCGGCGACGCAGTAGCCGTAGGAGGGCATGACGGCGAAGATGTGCGCCCCCGGCACCTCGTCGTAGAGGAACCTGGCGATCTCCGCCGCGCTCTGCCCGGCGCCGACCACCGCCGCGCGCCTGATCGCGCCGCCGTCCCAGGCGCGGAAGTTGTCCAGGAACTCGGAGCTGTGCCAGACGCGCTGGTCGCGCTCGACGCCCGGCGGCAGCTTCGGCACCAGCCCGGTGGAGATGACGACGTTGCGGGCCAGGATGCGCCACTCGCCGCCCGCGTGGGCGTGCCTGCGCAGCTCCACCTCGACGCAGCCGCCCGGCCGGTGCGCCGGCCGGCGCAGCGCGACCACCTCGGCGTTGTACACCGGCCGCTGGGTGAGCCGCGACTCCGCCCACTCCAGATAGGAGTGGAACTCCTCCCGCGTCGGGAAGAAGTCCTGGTTGTTGACGAACTGCGGCAGCCGCCCGGCCGCGTGCAGGTAGGAGACGAAGCCGAAGCGCGAGCGCGGGTTGCGGAAGGTGGCGAGGTCCTTCAGGAACGAGACCTGCATCTTCGCCGAGGGCACCAGCATGCCGCGGTGCCAGCCGAGCGACGGCTGCCGTTCGAAGAAGACCGCCGAGAGCTCCGCGGCCTCCTCCTCCAGCGCGATGGCGAGGGCGAGGTTCGACGGCCCGAACCCGATGCCCACCACGTCGTAGGTGTCGTAGCTGGACGGCACGGTCAGTCCTCCCCGAGCGCGAGATTGACGATCCGGCAGATCTCGGCCGCGTGCTCCGGCCGGTACATCTCCTGGTGGGTGCAGCGGATGTCGTGCTGCCTGAGCTCCCCCTCGACGTGCGGCCGCCACAGCGCGGTGTAGTCCTCGGGGTTCAGCAGCGCGTTGAAGAACAGCGTGGTCCCGCGGTAGACGGGCGAGCGGAACCTCTTCATGATCGCGGTGTGCTCGACCATGAGCGAGGCCGACGTCTCGACGATGAGGTCGTACTCGTCCATGTCGTCGAGGTGGCGCATGTACTTCTCGAAGAACTCCCTGACCTGGCCGGGGTCGGGGTCGTCCGGCGCGTGCCGGGTGAAGTAGCTCGCCGGCGCGCAGTCCAGCAGGCCCAGCAGCGCCACCTCGTGGCCGCGGCGCTGCAGCTCGGCGGCGGCGGCGTGCGCGACCGTGCCGCCGAGCGACCAGCCGAGCAGGTGGAAGGGGCCCTCGGGCTGGACGGCGAGGAGCTGCGCCAGGTAGTCGTCGATCATCTCCTCGATCGAGGAGGGCCGCGGGTGCGCGCGGTCGAAGCCGCGGGCCTGCACGCCGTACACGGGGTGGTCCTCGCGCAGGTGCGCGGCGAACCCCATGTACGGCCAGCACAGCCCGCCGCCGGAGTGGAACCACCACAGCGGCGCCCGCCGGCCGCCGGTCCTGATCGGCAGCACCACGGCGAACGGGTCCTGGCCCTCGGGTGGCTGGGCGGCGTCCAGGTGCGCGGCCAGCTCGGCGACGGTGGGCGCCTGGAAGACCGTCCTGATGGGGACCTCGACGCCCAGCTCGGCGCGGATGCGCCAGGTGAGGCGGATGACCCGCAGCGAGTGCCCGCCCATCGCGAAGAAGTCGTCGTCGACGCCGATCCGGTCCAGGCCGAGCACCTCGGCGAAGAGCCTGGCCAGCGTCTCCTCCCGCTGGTCGCGCGGCGCCCGGTAGACGCCGCCCGCGAACTCGGGCTCGGGCAGCGCGGCCCGGTCGAGCTTGCCGTTGCGGGTCAGCGGGAGCCGGTCGAGCACCACGAACGCGCTCGGCATCATGTACTCGGGCAGCCTGCCGGTCACGCGTTCGCGCAGCCCGGCCAGCAGCGCCCCGACGCCGCGGGCGACGGTCGGGGTGTTGGCCAGCCGCCCGCGCACGCCGCTGGGCCGGAAGACGCCGGTCACGCAGGTCCGCGCCGACGGGGTGAGCACCGCCTCGAAGCCGTCCGGGTCGGTCGCCGACCAGGTGCAGCGCACGGTGAGGCCGCGCGCCGCGCCCCACGCGCACAACGCCTCGGGGTCGACGCCGCCCGCGGGGCCGGCCTCGCTGAGCAGGCGGGCGTTGGGCAGCCCGGTCAGCCGCACCGGGCCGCCGGGACGCAGGTCCGCGAGCGCGCTGACGTCCTCGCCCCAGGTGAGGACGGGAACGCCGGCCGCGTCCATGGGCCGCACCGGCTGCTTGTGCAGCACGACCTCGTAGCGGTGCCTGGTCAGCTCGTTGTGGTGGCCGCCGCGCTTGAGCTGCACGTCCACCGCGCCGACGGCGGTGTTGCGCGCGGCCCACGCCGTGAAGTACTCCGGGTCGAGGACGAGCTCCTTGTCGGCGAGCACGGCCCGTTCGACGGCGGCCCGCACGGCGGCGGGCGGGTCGTCGGGGTGCTGGGCCCGGTGCACGGCGGTGTGGAAGGCCCGCAGCGTCGCCAGGTTGCGCACGTCGCCCACGACGATCCGCCCGCCCGGGGCCAGCAGGCCCATGGCGAGGTCGAGCACCTGCGCCAGGTAGCCGGCGTCGGGGAAGTACTGCACGACGGAGTTCAGCACGACGGTGTCGAAGTGGCCGGCGGGCAGGCCGGCGGCGTCCTCGGCGGGCTGGCAGCGCAGGGTGACGCGCCCGCCCCACGGCTGCCCGGCCACCTGGCCGCGCAGCCGGTCGATGACGGGGGCGGAGAAGTCGGTGCCCCAGTACTCCTCGACGTGCGGCGCCAGCGGGGCCAGCAGCAGGCCGGAGCCGACGCCCAGCTCCAGGACCCGGCGCGGCCGGTGCGCGAGGACGCGGGCCACGGCGGCGTCGCGCCAGGCCCGCATCTCCTCCAGCGGGATCGGGCGGCCGGTGTAGGAGCTGTTCCAGCCGGTGAAGTCGGCGCCGAGCGGGCCGGGCCGCACCTCGCCGCCCTCGTACATGGAGTCGTAGACCTGCCGCCACTCGCGGACGTGCTCGGCCGCCTCGTCGCCGGAGGCCAGGGCGGCGCCGGGCACCACGTAGGCGACCAGCCTGCGGTCCCCCGGGCGGTCCTCGCGGGCGATCACCGCGGCCCGGGCGACCCCCGCGTCCTCCAGCAGCACGGCCTCGATCTCGGCGGGCTCGATGCGGAACCCCCTGACCTTGAGCTGGTCGTCCACGCGGCCCAGGTACTCCAGCCGGCCGGCGGCGTTCCACCGGACCAGGTCGCCGGTGCGGTACATGCGCTCGCCCGGCCGGCCGTGGCGGCAGGCGACGAACCGCTCGGCGGTGAGCCCGGGGCGGCCGACGTAGCCGCGCCCGAGCCCCTCCCCCGCCAGGTACAGCTCGCCCGCCACGCCCGGCGGCGCCAGCTCCAGGCCCTCGTCCAGCACGTAGAGCCGCATGCCCCGCATGGGCTCGCCGATGGGCACGCTCTCGGCGCCGGGCGGCAGCTCGCGGACGCGGTGCCGGGCGGCGAAGGTGGTGGTCTCGGTGGGCCCGTAGCCGTTCACCACGGCCAGGCCGGGCCGCAGCACGCGCCGCACGGCCTCGGGCGGCAGCGCCTCGCCGCCGGCCCAGACCTCCTCCACGCCGGCGAAGCAGCCCGGGTGCTCCTCCGCCATGACGGCGAACAGGCCGGCCGTCAGCCACAGGCCGGTGACCCCGCCCTGCTCGACGGCCTCGGCCATGGCCGCCAGGTAGAGCTTGCCCGGCGGGGCCAGCACGAGGGTGCCGCCGGAGGTCAGCGGCGTCCACAGCTCGTAGGTGGAGGCGTCGAAGGTGTGCGGGGAGTGCACGAGCACCCGCCGGTGCGCCGGCCCCCAGCAGTCGTCGAGCACGAGGTCCGCGACGTTGCGGTGGGTGATCTCCACGCCTTTGGGCCGTCCGGTGGAGCCGGAGGTGTACATGACGTAGGCGGCGTTGTCCGGCCGCACCCGGGCCGCGGGCGGCGGGCCGTCCTGCGGCTCGTCCCGGAACCGCGCGGCCCACTCCTGGTCCAGGACGGCCACCGGCCCGGCGTCGCGCAGCATGTAGGCGACGCGGTCCGGCGGGAAGTCCGGGTCGATCGGCACGTACGCCGCGCCGCTCTTCACCACGCCCAGGATGGCCGCGACCAGCAGCGGCGAGCGGTCGAGCAGCAGCGCCACCCGCCGCTCAGGGCCCGCGCCGCGGCTGATGAGGTGCCGGGCGACGCGGTCGGACCAGCGGTCGAGCTCGGCGTAGGTCCATTCGTCCCCGCCGCCGGTCAGGGCCGCGGCGTCCGGGGTGCGGCGCACCTGGGCGGCGAACAGCTCGGGCAGGGTCCGGCGCGTGTCGCGGGCCGTGCCCGCCCGCGCCAGCAGCTCCTCGCGCTCGCCCGGCAGCAGCACGTCGCCACCGCCGATGGTGTCGCCCGCGTGGGTCACGAGGTGGTCCACGAGGCGGGCGAAGCGGGCGGCGACGGCCTCGGCGGTGCCGCGGTCGAACAGGTCCGTCGCGTACTCCAGCGTGCCGGCGCCGTCGGGCGAGAGGTTGAGGAACAGGTCGAACTTGGCCCGGCGCGTGGTCACCGGCTCCAGCCGGACCCGCAGGCCCGGCATCGCGCTCGCGCTCGGGGCGTTGTTCTGCCAGGCGAACATGACCTGGAACAGCGGGTGGTAGGCGGTGGACCGCTCCGGGTTCAGCAGCTCCACCAGGTCCTCGAAGGGCACGTCCTGGTTGTCGTAGGCGGCCAGGGCCTTGCCCTTGACGCGGCCGAGCAGCTCGCCGAACGACGGCCGCCCGGACAGGTCCACCCGCAGCACCCAGGTGTTGACGAAGAAGCCGACCAGGTCTTCCAGCGCCTCGTCGGTGCGGCCGGCGATCGGCGAGCCGATCGTCACGTCGTCGCCGGCGCCGAGCCGCCACAGCAGCACCGCGAGCGCGGCCTGCAGCACCATCGGGACGGTCACGCCCCGCTCCCTGGCCAGCTCCTCGACCCTGGCCAGCACGGCGGGGCCGAGCCGGACGGCGACGGCGTCGCCGCCGTTGCCGGCCACGGCCGGGCGGGGACGGTCGGTGGGGAGCTGGACGGGCTGCGGAACTCCGTCCAGCTCCCCGCGCCAGTAGCGGGTCTGCGCCGAGACCAGGCTGTCCGGGTCGTTCTCGTCGCCCAGCAGGTCGCGCTGCCACAGCGTGTAGTCCGCGTACTGGACGGGCAGGCCGGCCCAGCGCGGGGCCGTGCCCGCCAGCCGGGCCGCGTAGGCGCGGGACAGGTCGCGGGCGAGCGGGGCGGAGGAGCCGCCGTCGCCGGCGATGTGGTGGACCAGCAGGACGAGCACGTGCTCGCGCGGCGACACCCGGAGCACGCTCGCCCGGACCGGGATCTCCGCGGCCAGGTCGAACTCGTGCCCGACGGCGCGGACGACCGCCTCCTCCAGCTCGGCGGGGGCGGTGACGGGCATGTCGAGCACGACCTCGCCGGGCGGGACGACGTGCTGGTACGGCATGCCCTCGGCGTCCTCGCGGAAGACGGTGCGCAGGCTCTCGTGCCTGGTCACCACGTCGAGGAGCGCGGCGCGCAGCGCCGGCACGTCGAGCTCGCCGGTCAGCCGCAGCACGATGGGCAGGTTGTACGTCGGCGACGGCCCCTCGAAGCGGTGGATGAACCACAGCCGGCGCTGCGCGAACGACAGCGGCAGCCGGTCCGGCCGCGGCATGGGGGCGAGCCGGGGGCGCACCCGGTGGCCGCCGCCGAGCCGGTCGGCCAGCCCGGCGGGCGTGGGCGTCTCGAACAGGGCGCGGATCGGCAGCTCGACGCCGAGGACGGTGCGGATGCGGCTCACCAGCCGGGTGGCCAGCAGCGAGTGGCCGCCCAGGTCGAAGAAGCCGTCGTCGGCGCCGACCCGGTCCACGCCGAGCACCTCGGCGAACAGCCCGCACAGCTTCTCCTCGCGCGGGGTGCGCGGGGCGCGGCCGGTGCCGGAGCCGGCCTGGCCGGGGGCGGGCAGCGCGCGGCGGTCGAGCTTGCCGTTGGCCGTCAGCGGCACCCGGCTGATCGCGACCACGGTGGCGGGCACCATGTACTCGGGCAGCCGCTCCCGCGCGTGCGCGCGCAGCAGCGCGCCGAGCGCGCCGATCTCGCGGGCGGCGGCCGGCTCGTTCGCCCAGGCCCGGCCGTCGCGGGCGGCGGCCGGGGCGAAGGTCCCGGCGCAGACCTGGTCGTCGGGCACGCCGTCGGGCAGCACGATCGCGTCGAAGCACTCGGCCCCCGCCGGGGACCAGGTGACCAGGGCGGTGCCGCCCCGCTCGCGGGCCCAGGCGGTCAGCTCGTGCGGGTCCAGCGCGGGCCCGGCGGGCGGCGGGCCCGCCAGCACGGACAGCGCGCGGGCCGTCGCGGCCTCCCCGGCGAGACGGGCGTTGGGGATGCCGGTGACGCGCACCGGCCCGTCGTCGGGGACGTCGTCCAGCCCGGTCCACGGGACCGTCCCGACGTCGTCGAGCCGCAGCGGCCGCACGGGCTGCTTGTGCAGCACGACCTCGTAGCGGTGCCTGGTCAGCTCG encodes:
- a CDS encoding non-ribosomal peptide synthetase; translated protein: MIPLSFAQRRLWFVDRFEGPSSTYNLPVVLRLCGELDVPALRAAIGDVVGRHESLRTVLVEDADGVPGQRVVPVGEVVVELPVSEPVEVGAAVARAVAYEFDLSREIPVRACLLRVGAGEHVLVLLLHHIAADGESAAPLARDLSVAYRARLAGRVPGWAELPVQYADYTLWQHELLGDERLVGAQVGYWRAELAGVPQPVRLPVDRPRPAVASYRGGTVGFRLEPGLLAAVEGVARRGGATVPMVLQAALAVLLHRLGAGTDVAIGSPIAGRTDEALKDLIGLFANTWVLRVDLSGDPSFEQVVDEVRRKALNAYDNQDVPFERLVELLNPERSTAYHPLFQVMFAWQNNTQADADFPGLRVTYEPVGTGTAKFDLFFSVSPDGTGTLEYAKDLFDEGSAQRLADRFADVVRQVTADPAVSVGAVRVVTADERRHLVAEVNDTAAPLPRTTLADLVERQAARAPGAPALTCGGRTLTYGELNRRANRLAHWLLARGAGPERRIAVRLPRSAELVVALLAVAKTGGAYVPLDPAYPPARVEFVLDDAAPLLHLTGEPDLTGLPDTDPARRPLPGSAAYVIYTSGSTGTPKGVVISHEALVNFLTDMRRRCRLSDQDRLLAVTTVAFDIAALELFGPLTTGGHVILAEHPDPPLLADLITRHDITLMQATPSLWQMMTAHDPARLAGLRLLTGGEALPAHLATQLREHAAELTNLYGPTETTIWSTAATVTGPPTIGRPIANTRVYVLDPYLQPVPAQTPGELYIAGTGLARGYHHRPALTADRFVPDPFHPGRMYRTGDLARWNQNGELEYLGRLDDQVKIRGYRIEPGEVEATLAAHPHVEQAVVVARDERLVAYVVPAVRGTDEGATAQVEEWQHVYDQAYADSAAAEWADDFSVWTSSYTGEPIPMEDMREWRDAAVAGVTRWSPQRVLEIGAGNGLLLSRIAPGTQEYWATDFSPSVIERLRPEVGPNVRLLCRPADDADGLPEGHFDTVVLNSVAQYFPGTGYLDRVLRQAWRLLAPGGRIVVGDVRRAATLPLLQAAVQRGRRPEAPAPAVRALVEQALLVERELVVDPEWFAAWAASHEAGALDVRLKPGGRHNELTRHRYEVVLHKQPVRPLRLDDVGTVPWTGLDDVPDDGPVRVTGIPNARLAGEAATARALSVLAGPPPAGPALDPHELTAWARERGGTALVTWSPAGAECFDAIVLPDGVPDDQVCAGTFAPAAARDGRAWANEPAAAREIGALGALLRAHARERLPEYMVPATVVAISRVPLTANGKLDRRALPAPGQAGSGTGRAPRTPREEKLCGLFAEVLGVDRVGADDGFFDLGGHSLLATRLVSRIRTVLGVELPIRALFETPTPAGLADRLGGGHRVRPRLAPMPRPDRLPLSFAQRRLWFIHRFEGPSPTYNLPIVLRLTGELDVPALRAALLDVVTRHESLRTVFREDAEGMPYQHVVPPGEVVLDMPVTAPAELEEAVVRAVGHEFDLAAEIPVRASVLRVSPREHVLVLLVHHIAGDGGSSAPLARDLSRAYAARLAGTAPRWAGLPVQYADYTLWQRDLLGDENDPDSLVSAQTRYWRGELDGVPQPVQLPTDRPRPAVAGNGGDAVAVRLGPAVLARVEELARERGVTVPMVLQAALAVLLWRLGAGDDVTIGSPIAGRTDEALEDLVGFFVNTWVLRVDLSGRPSFGELLGRVKGKALAAYDNQDVPFEDLVELLNPERSTAYHPLFQVMFAWQNNAPSASAMPGLRVRLEPVTTRRAKFDLFLNLSPDGAGTLEYATDLFDRGTAEAVAARFARLVDHLVTHAGDTIGGGDVLLPGEREELLARAGTARDTRRTLPELFAAQVRRTPDAAALTGGGDEWTYAELDRWSDRVARHLISRGAGPERRVALLLDRSPLLVAAILGVVKSGAAYVPIDPDFPPDRVAYMLRDAGPVAVLDQEWAARFRDEPQDGPPPAARVRPDNAAYVMYTSGSTGRPKGVEITHRNVADLVLDDCWGPAHRRVLVHSPHTFDASTYELWTPLTSGGTLVLAPPGKLYLAAMAEAVEQGGVTGLWLTAGLFAVMAEEHPGCFAGVEEVWAGGEALPPEAVRRVLRPGLAVVNGYGPTETTTFAARHRVRELPPGAESVPIGEPMRGMRLYVLDEGLELAPPGVAGELYLAGEGLGRGYVGRPGLTAERFVACRHGRPGERMYRTGDLVRWNAAGRLEYLGRVDDQLKVRGFRIEPAEIEAVLLEDAGVARAAVIAREDRPGDRRLVAYVVPGAALASGDEAAEHVREWRQVYDSMYEGGEVRPGPLGADFTGWNSSYTGRPIPLEEMRAWRDAAVARVLAHRPRRVLELGVGSGLLLAPLAPHVEEYWGTDFSAPVIDRLRGQVAGQPWGGRVTLRCQPAEDAAGLPAGHFDTVVLNSVVQYFPDAGYLAQVLDLAMGLLAPGGRIVVGDVRNLATLRAFHTAVHRAQHPDDPPAAVRAAVERAVLADKELVLDPEYFTAWAARNTAVGAVDVQLKRGGHHNELTRHRYEVVLHKQPVRPMDAAGVPVLTWGEDVSALADLRPGGPVRLTGLPNARLLSEAGPAGGVDPEALCAWGAARGLTVRCTWSATDPDGFEAVLTPSARTCVTGVFRPSGVRGRLANTPTVARGVGALLAGLRERVTGRLPEYMMPSAFVVLDRLPLTRNGKLDRAALPEPEFAGGVYRAPRDQREETLARLFAEVLGLDRIGVDDDFFAMGGHSLRVIRLTWRIRAELGVEVPIRTVFQAPTVAELAAHLDAAQPPEGQDPFAVVLPIRTGGRRAPLWWFHSGGGLCWPYMGFAAHLREDHPVYGVQARGFDRAHPRPSSIEEMIDDYLAQLLAVQPEGPFHLLGWSLGGTVAHAAAAELQRRGHEVALLGLLDCAPASYFTRHAPDDPDPGQVREFFEKYMRHLDDMDEYDLIVETSASLMVEHTAIMKRFRSPVYRGTTLFFNALLNPEDYTALWRPHVEGELRQHDIRCTHQEMYRPEHAAEICRIVNLALGED